Sequence from the bacterium genome:
CTACAAGAAGAAATAGAATGGTTCGTTTCAAACGCTCTCTCCTTAATTAGGAGTCCTTGCGAAAGCAAGGTTATTAAATTTTGGAGTGTGAAACGAGAGTTTCACCCTGGGTCAAGCTTTCGCTTGACACTTCACCCTCCCTTTCGGGAGGACTCCAGCACGATTTCGAATCCTGCCTATTGTAGGCACAAATTCAATTTGTGCATATATTTTAGATACCATATAAAAAAAAGAGTACAAAGTCAAGAAAAAACTTGACTTCCCCTCTTGAAAGAATCTAATTTATATTGAATTCACGGCGTAGGCGACAATGCCTTTATTTTCGCCTCAGCCATATCCTGCCATATCCTGTCAGAATAGAAATGGGACATCTGTTGGTATATTTTAATTGCTTCATCTTTCTGTCCCAGTTTCTCATAGCACCTTCCCAGGCCTTGGTAAATCCCCGGCAAAAGGTAATGCTGGGGAAACCTGTCCAGAAATTTCTGGTAAGTTTCCTTAGCTTCGTCGAATTTTTCTTCCTGTTCCAGACTATTGCCCAGGCTCAGCAGGACTTCAGGGGTGAACTTCCTGGTTTCATATTTATCCAGATATCTTTTATAAATAGAGGTAGCTTCGCTGTACTTCCCCATTTCATAGAGGGCATTACCTTTATAGAGAAAGACTAAGGGAGTAGCCTTTGAGCCGGAATGTCTTAACGCTTGGTCATAAAACGGGATAGCCTTATCCGGCTGATTCATAAAATATTCCTGTTGTCCTCTCGCCAAAAGACTAAATGCCTGTTCATTCATCTTGGCACGACGAGACAAGGAGAAGGGAATAAAAATAGCCACAGCAAGGATAACTATTCCGCCAATTATAGCATTCTCCTTATTCTCGTTGACCCAGGTAACCGACCTTTCTACCCAACTTACCAAACGGTCTTTTTTAAGCTCTTCTTTTACCCATCTACGAGGCATTCAAGCTCCTTTAAGTACTTTACCAATTAATGACCTGGCGTTTTCCAACATAAGCTCCAGGTCTTCTTTCGCCATTCCTGCTTTGTTAACCACTTCCAAAGCCTGTTGTTCAGTAATTAAGTCTTCCGGTTCATGCGTATCAGTATTAAAAATTAGCTTTGCTCCCCTCTTTTTCGCCAAACTCCCCACGTGTTGATTGGTTAGAGAGTGTCCCTTGCGGGAGGTAATCTCAAGAAGTACATTTTTCTCCTTTGCCAAGTCTACTTCCTCGCTACTTATTTTTCCCGGATGGGAAAGTATATCTATCATGCTGGATAAGGCAGCCCGGTTTGTGCCTGGAGGAACAGATTCGACTATAGTTTCTCCGTGCACCAAAATAATTTTTGCTCCCAGCGCTCTACATTCCTCAGCAACCCGGGAAATTAAATTAGGAGGAACATAGGTCAGTTCTGCACCCGGAAGGACCTCTATTTTATACTCAAGAGTGAGAATTGAAGAGACCTTAACGATATGCGGAATTACGAAACTGAGATTAGACATAT
This genomic interval carries:
- a CDS encoding tetratricopeptide repeat protein; amino-acid sequence: MPRRWVKEELKKDRLVSWVERSVTWVNENKENAIIGGIVILAVAIFIPFSLSRRAKMNEQAFSLLARGQQEYFMNQPDKAIPFYDQALRHSGSKATPLVFLYKGNALYEMGKYSEATSIYKRYLDKYETRKFTPEVLLSLGNSLEQEEKFDEAKETYQKFLDRFPQHYLLPGIYQGLGRCYEKLGQKDEAIKIYQQMSHFYSDRIWQDMAEAKIKALSPTP
- a CDS encoding histidinol phosphate phosphatase domain-containing protein, whose product is MIDLHTHSFFSDGSLIPSELVFRAKNKGYEAIAITDHVDMSNLSFVIPHIVKVSSILTLEYKIEVLPGAELTYVPPNLISRVAEECRALGAKIILVHGETIVESVPPGTNRAALSSMIDILSHPGKISSEEVDLAKEKNVLLEITSRKGHSLTNQHVGSLAKKRGAKLIFNTDTHEPEDLITEQQALEVVNKAGMAKEDLELMLENARSLIGKVLKGA